The following proteins are encoded in a genomic region of Alistipes shahii WAL 8301:
- a CDS encoding IS3 family transposase, producing MSLSFLCGLFGYTRQAYYKHLRRNREGSLSDTLLLERVGYYRKLMPRLGGRKLWHLLQQDGFPVSRDRLFTLLSENNLLVKRRKKYSVTTCSRHWMRKYPNLIRGFDLERPHRLWVGDITYISLKEGFAYLALITDAYSKRIVGYDLNTTLERDGALRALRMAIDQTPQQKRQGLIHHSDRGCQYCSKEYVKLLTDNGIRISMTEKGDPYENAVAERVNGILKSEWIDEECFESFQAAKERIDQIVILYNSFRPHASCDWLTPLEAELRTGELKHHWGRKTVVRKAYVNLYQDNIF from the coding sequence ATGAGCCTGTCGTTTCTGTGCGGGTTGTTCGGCTATACCCGTCAGGCCTATTATAAACATTTACGGCGTAATAGGGAAGGATCCTTGTCCGACACCCTTCTTTTGGAGCGGGTGGGTTACTACCGGAAACTGATGCCCAGGCTCGGCGGTCGTAAACTGTGGCATTTGCTGCAACAAGACGGATTTCCGGTCAGCCGGGATCGGTTATTTACGCTGCTTTCGGAAAACAATCTTCTGGTCAAACGTCGGAAGAAATACAGCGTTACGACCTGCTCGCGGCACTGGATGCGTAAATATCCGAATCTGATCCGGGGTTTCGACCTCGAGCGGCCGCATCGTTTATGGGTCGGAGATATTACGTACATTTCTTTGAAAGAAGGATTTGCATATCTGGCTTTGATAACGGATGCCTATTCCAAACGGATCGTAGGCTATGATCTGAATACGACATTGGAACGGGACGGAGCGCTCCGTGCACTGAGGATGGCCATAGACCAGACTCCGCAGCAAAAACGGCAAGGGTTAATCCATCATTCGGACAGAGGATGCCAATATTGTTCGAAAGAATATGTGAAATTGCTGACCGATAATGGGATTCGCATCAGCATGACTGAAAAGGGCGATCCGTATGAGAATGCCGTTGCCGAACGGGTGAACGGTATTCTGAAGAGCGAATGGATCGACGAGGAATGTTTTGAAAGTTTTCAGGCAGCAAAAGAACGCATCGACCAGATCGTTATCCTTTATAATTCATTCAGACCTCATGCCAGCTGCGATTGGCTTACGCCCTTGGAAGCGGAACTTAGAACCGGGGAACTCAAACATCATTGGGGCCGAAAGACGGTTGTTCGGAAGGCATATGTAAACTTATATCAGGACAATATTTTTTGA
- a CDS encoding DUF3408 domain-containing protein: MDSLKETDKPAPNPSKHPRIEVDEELMRQMIAGQAPLDSKVVRRIPEPEEEDTDTPEGNTSETVSGASAPTAEKTDVDTQTTTGKESAGFRRKKLALPDFERMFFAPVDCRNRSAIYVSTQTKCKVSAILHLLGDDTTRLTALADNMLRFVMDIYSDELNYLHEKKNNRRPF; the protein is encoded by the coding sequence ATGGATTCATTAAAAGAAACTGACAAACCCGCACCCAATCCTTCTAAACATCCCCGTATCGAAGTCGACGAGGAGTTGATGCGTCAGATGATCGCCGGACAGGCCCCTTTGGATTCGAAAGTCGTCCGCAGGATTCCCGAACCGGAAGAGGAAGATACGGACACTCCCGAGGGAAACACATCGGAAACGGTATCCGGAGCATCGGCACCGACTGCTGAGAAAACAGACGTCGACACCCAAACGACTACTGGAAAGGAGTCGGCCGGATTCCGGCGTAAAAAGCTCGCGCTTCCGGATTTCGAACGCATGTTCTTCGCTCCGGTGGATTGCCGTAATCGCTCTGCGATCTATGTCAGTACCCAAACCAAGTGCAAAGTGTCGGCAATCCTCCACCTGCTGGGAGACGATACGACAAGGCTTACGGCATTGGCCGACAATATGCTGCGGTTCGTCATGGACATTTACAGCGACGAGTTGAATTATCTCCACGAGAAGAAGAACAACAGACGGCCGTTTTGA
- a CDS encoding site-specific integrase, with amino-acid sequence MQRSTFKVFFYVKRQSEKHGQVPVMGRITINGTMSQFSCKLTVRSTLWDAKANKASGKSLEAQRLNEKLENIKTNIGKQYQRLCDRDSYVTAEKVRNAFLGMGDDCRLLLQTFDEYLAGFLKRVGKDRAYSSYDNYRKRRNRLASFLEYEYRVKDIPFKELKRDFIEKFVVYLSSVQGMRSGTIHSTLKKLKLMTYTAYKNGWIAADPFAGFYVRPEYSERRYLSASELQAVIDVRLPNYRTGINRDAFVFCAFTGLSHADVVKLTHADIHTDDNGERWIIDRRQKTGTQFRVKLLPVAGMLYERYKDMHLSGDRVFPLKGTYNTLNMSLRHVARHAGLSFNPTIHLARHTFATTVTLTQGVPLETVSKMLGHKRITTTQIYAKITNDKIGQDMAALSEKLSSVFKVAR; translated from the coding sequence ATGCAACGCAGCACTTTCAAAGTCTTTTTCTACGTGAAAAGACAGTCGGAAAAACATGGTCAGGTTCCCGTCATGGGTCGTATCACGATTAATGGTACGATGTCGCAGTTCAGCTGCAAACTCACCGTTCGCTCCACCCTTTGGGATGCCAAGGCGAACAAGGCTTCCGGTAAGAGCCTCGAAGCTCAGCGTCTCAATGAAAAACTGGAAAATATCAAGACCAATATCGGCAAGCAGTACCAGCGGCTCTGCGACCGTGATTCGTATGTTACGGCCGAAAAAGTCCGCAACGCCTTCCTCGGTATGGGCGACGACTGCCGCCTGCTGTTGCAGACCTTCGACGAATACCTTGCAGGGTTCCTCAAACGTGTGGGCAAAGACCGCGCCTATTCGAGCTATGACAATTACCGCAAACGCCGTAACCGGCTTGCCTCTTTCCTCGAATACGAATACCGTGTAAAAGATATTCCTTTCAAAGAGCTGAAGCGGGATTTCATCGAAAAGTTTGTAGTCTACCTCTCCTCGGTACAAGGGATGCGCTCCGGGACGATCCATTCTACGCTCAAGAAATTGAAGCTGATGACCTACACGGCGTATAAGAACGGCTGGATTGCCGCCGATCCTTTCGCAGGTTTCTACGTGAGGCCGGAATACTCAGAACGCCGTTACCTTTCGGCTTCGGAGTTACAAGCCGTGATAGATGTCAGGCTCCCCAATTACCGAACGGGTATCAACCGGGATGCCTTCGTCTTCTGTGCTTTCACGGGCCTGAGCCATGCGGACGTGGTGAAACTCACCCACGCGGACATCCATACGGACGATAACGGGGAGCGCTGGATTATCGACAGGCGTCAGAAAACAGGTACGCAGTTCCGTGTCAAACTTCTTCCCGTTGCCGGAATGCTCTACGAGCGTTATAAGGATATGCACCTCTCAGGCGACCGGGTCTTTCCGCTCAAAGGCACTTATAATACGCTGAACATGTCCTTGCGGCATGTTGCCAGACACGCCGGTCTGTCGTTCAACCCCACGATCCACCTCGCGCGGCATACCTTCGCCACGACGGTTACGCTCACGCAGGGCGTACCTCTGGAAACGGTCAGCAAGATGCTGGGGCATAAGCGGATCACCACGACCCAAATCTATGCTAAGATCACCAATGATAAAATCGGACAGGATATGGCGGCATTAAGCGAGAAACTCAGCAGCGTCTTCAAGGTCGCACGGTAA
- a CDS encoding mobilization protein, whose amino-acid sequence MDTNRKLTDITGKKPRTLSYKYSFRLNEEQNIRFNELLCKAGSEHNRSRFIVKRIFAEEFVVVRRDPSKVQFVARLNDFYSQFQKLANNYNQIVKAVNSHFSNVTIPHQIAALEQRTRELKTLSIEILNLAKQAKEWLRI is encoded by the coding sequence ATGGATACCAACCGAAAACTGACAGACATAACCGGAAAGAAGCCCCGAACGCTGAGCTATAAATACTCTTTCCGCCTCAATGAAGAGCAGAACATCCGCTTCAACGAACTGCTCTGCAAAGCCGGATCGGAGCATAACCGCAGCCGTTTTATCGTCAAAAGAATCTTCGCCGAGGAGTTCGTTGTCGTCAGACGCGATCCTTCGAAGGTGCAGTTCGTCGCCCGTTTGAATGACTTTTATTCCCAATTTCAGAAACTCGCAAATAACTATAATCAGATTGTAAAAGCTGTCAATTCGCACTTTTCCAACGTCACGATTCCGCATCAGATCGCCGCACTGGAACAACGGACTCGCGAGTTGAAGACCCTTAGTATCGAGATTCTGAACCTCGCAAAACAAGCTAAGGAATGGTTGCGAATATAA